A stretch of Shewanella dokdonensis DNA encodes these proteins:
- the fliL gene encoding flagellar basal body-associated protein FliL — protein sequence MAEQDELQLQENPEGKSKRKKKLLIIGGAAGVLVLLVLAAVLWWIFGGSSEDAAPVEDPAKAAQTDNSKEAFYVAMPRPFLFNLPGNNQTRLVEIKVQLMVRGSDDDILLKKHIPLVEDALLTTFSSGSVEKLSTQAGKDELRQLALLNVQNTLQPVTGRKVVEKVLFTGFVMQ from the coding sequence ATGGCAGAACAAGACGAACTGCAATTGCAGGAAAACCCAGAAGGTAAAAGCAAGCGTAAGAAAAAATTGCTGATTATCGGTGGTGCCGCTGGGGTGTTGGTGTTGTTAGTGCTGGCCGCTGTGCTGTGGTGGATTTTTGGTGGCAGTAGCGAGGACGCCGCGCCAGTCGAGGACCCGGCGAAAGCGGCACAAACTGACAACTCTAAAGAAGCATTTTATGTAGCAATGCCAAGGCCATTCTTGTTCAATCTGCCGGGTAATAACCAGACGCGGCTGGTGGAAATTAAAGTACAGTTGATGGTGCGCGGTAGCGATGACGACATCTTGCTGAAAAAACATATTCCGCTGGTGGAAGATGCCCTGCTAACAACATTTAGCAGCGGCAGTGTTGAAAAACTCAGCACTCAAGCCGGGAAAGATGAATTACGGCAGTTAGCGCTGTTGAATGTACAGAATACGCTGCAACCGGTAACGGGCCGTAAAGTGGTCGAAAAAGTATTATTTACCGGCTTTGTGATGCAATAG
- the fliI gene encoding flagellar protein export ATPase FliI, with amino-acid sequence MEQRQRHLLEAFHQLSQRTGPYQPIASGQLVRVVGLTLEATGCRAPVGSLCAIDTVSGTMVAEVVGFDDDLLYLMPVEELRGVVPGARVIPLGEQTGLNVGMKLLGRVLDGNGQPLDGLGPLSNQEQTSRHSEPINPLARRAITEPLDVGVRAINAMLTVGKGQRMGLFAGSGVGKSVLLGMMTRGTTADIIVVGLVGERGREVKEFIEEILGEAGRARSVVIAAPADTSPLMRLRACETSTRIAEYFRDLGYDVLLLMDSLTRYAQAQREIALAVGEPPATKGYPPSVFARLPRLVERAGNGGEGQGSITAFYTVLTEGDDQQDPIADASRAILDGHIVLSRALADSGHYPAIDIEASISRVAPMVISAEHLEAMRRVKQMYSLYQQNRDLISIGAYSQGSDPRIDNAIRLATCNQCLLRQHLHESVSFADSQQMLGQLAAQCRV; translated from the coding sequence ATGGAACAACGTCAACGCCATCTGCTTGAGGCATTTCATCAGCTTAGTCAGCGAACCGGACCTTATCAGCCTATCGCCAGTGGGCAACTGGTGCGGGTGGTGGGCTTGACGCTGGAAGCCACCGGCTGTCGTGCCCCAGTGGGGAGTTTGTGCGCTATTGATACCGTATCTGGCACCATGGTGGCAGAGGTTGTGGGGTTCGATGATGATCTGCTGTATCTGATGCCAGTTGAGGAGTTACGCGGGGTGGTTCCTGGGGCGCGGGTTATTCCTCTGGGCGAGCAGACGGGTCTTAATGTAGGCATGAAACTCCTTGGCAGAGTACTTGATGGCAATGGTCAGCCTTTGGATGGGCTCGGGCCGTTGAGCAATCAAGAGCAAACCTCCCGCCACAGCGAGCCAATCAATCCGCTTGCGAGACGCGCAATTACCGAACCACTCGATGTTGGCGTCAGGGCTATCAATGCCATGCTGACGGTCGGGAAGGGGCAGCGCATGGGGCTATTTGCGGGTTCAGGCGTGGGTAAAAGTGTGTTGTTGGGGATGATGACCCGCGGTACTACCGCCGATATTATTGTGGTGGGCTTAGTCGGTGAACGTGGCCGCGAAGTTAAAGAATTTATTGAAGAGATCCTTGGTGAAGCAGGGCGTGCCCGTTCGGTAGTGATTGCGGCTCCCGCCGATACCTCGCCGTTGATGCGTTTACGCGCCTGTGAAACCTCAACACGTATTGCCGAATATTTTCGAGATTTAGGATATGACGTGCTGCTGTTGATGGACAGCCTGACACGTTATGCCCAGGCGCAACGTGAAATCGCTTTGGCGGTAGGTGAGCCACCGGCAACCAAGGGGTATCCGCCCTCGGTATTTGCTCGGCTACCACGGCTAGTAGAACGCGCCGGGAATGGTGGTGAGGGGCAGGGATCTATTACGGCTTTTTATACGGTGCTGACCGAAGGCGATGATCAGCAAGATCCGATTGCCGATGCCTCCAGAGCTATTCTGGATGGTCACATTGTCCTGTCGCGAGCGCTGGCCGATTCTGGACACTATCCGGCAATCGATATTGAAGCCTCCATCAGCCGTGTCGCTCCTATGGTGATCTCTGCCGAACATCTGGAGGCGATGCGCCGGGTGAAACAGATGTATTCCCTATATCAGCAGAATCGTGATCTGATCTCCATTGGTGCCTATTCACAGGGTAGCGATCCGCGCATTGACAATGCCATTCGCCTGGCAACCTGCAACCAATGCCTTTTAAGGCAACATCTGCATGAATCGGTGAGCTTTGCTGACAGCCAGCAGATGTTGGGGCAGTTGGCGGCTCAGTGTCGGGTATAA
- the fliH gene encoding flagellar assembly protein FliH has product MAEHLPSRNIIPPEEASAFDEWVLPDVGASLPPKTETNVFGRKTAEYQAPQVDKPLVPPTMAEIEAIRADAEQEGFEEGKAAGFKEGVEQGRLQGLEQGHAEGLAQGLEQGKTEGLAHAQALLSQFEQLLTQFQQPLALLDLQIEQSLLTLAENLSRSVIGHELKTHPEQILAALRQGIDALPIKEQKVTIRLQPDDAELVQSLYGAEQLQRNQWQIEKDPGLNRGDCIVACQRSQVDMRLETRLQKVFSDVFNRRQQLARDETQLAQQLQSKAADSAAKAADISAPDVADDDDGESDGTTSTPSA; this is encoded by the coding sequence ATGGCCGAACATCTACCATCACGGAACATTATCCCTCCCGAAGAAGCCTCGGCGTTTGACGAATGGGTTTTACCGGATGTCGGTGCCTCCTTGCCGCCAAAAACAGAAACCAATGTTTTTGGCCGTAAAACCGCAGAATATCAAGCGCCCCAAGTCGATAAACCCTTGGTTCCTCCCACCATGGCGGAGATTGAAGCCATTCGTGCCGATGCTGAACAAGAAGGTTTTGAAGAAGGCAAGGCGGCAGGGTTTAAAGAAGGTGTAGAACAGGGCCGTTTACAGGGGCTGGAACAAGGCCATGCAGAAGGATTAGCCCAGGGGTTAGAACAAGGTAAAACGGAAGGCTTAGCGCATGCTCAAGCATTACTTAGCCAATTTGAACAACTGTTGACGCAGTTTCAGCAACCACTGGCATTACTCGACTTACAGATAGAACAGTCATTACTGACCTTAGCTGAAAACCTCAGTCGCAGCGTTATCGGTCATGAACTGAAAACCCATCCAGAACAGATCCTGGCGGCGCTACGTCAGGGGATTGACGCGTTACCAATAAAGGAGCAGAAGGTGACAATTCGGCTCCAGCCAGATGATGCGGAATTGGTGCAATCACTGTATGGCGCGGAGCAGTTACAGCGTAATCAGTGGCAAATCGAAAAAGATCCAGGACTTAATCGCGGCGATTGTATTGTGGCCTGCCAGCGTTCACAAGTGGACATGCGCCTAGAAACCCGCTTGCAGAAAGTCTTCAGTGACGTCTTCAATCGTCGCCAACAATTGGCGCGGGATGAAACACAATTAGCCCAGCAGTTGCAGTCCAAAGCGGCTGACAGCGCTGCTAAAGCCGCAGATATCAGTGCTCCTGATGTAGCGGATGATGATGACGGAGAGAGTGATGGAACAACGTCAACGCCATCTGCTTGA
- the fliF gene encoding flagellar basal-body MS-ring/collar protein FliF, producing the protein MSTELVAENNATLPSTNNGAQQENKSGVMGMLGSVDMLRQVSMILVLAICLALAVFIMIWAQEPEYRPLGKMDTDQQVQVLDVLDKNRIPYKIDIDVIKVPEDQYQQVKLLLSRSGVSTTNEDKDFLNQDSGFGVSQRMEQARLKHSQELNLAHAIEELNSVSRAKVILALPKENVFARTRSEPSATVVVTTRKGGLGQGEVDAIVDIVASAVHGMDPSKVTVTDASGRLLNSGSQDATSARARRELELVQQKEQEYRNKIDSILIPILGPENFTSQVDVNMDFTAVEQTAKRFNPDLPALRSEMTVDNKSVNGTNGGVPGALTNQPPMASNIPQQATGENAEKPVSSTSHNEATRNYELDTTISHTKQQIGNVRRVSVSVAVDFKSGPADANGQTTRVPRTDAEMANIRRLLEGAIGFNTQRGDVIEVVTVPFMDQLVEALPPVPMWEQPWFWRAVKLILGALVILVLILFVVRPMLKRLIYPNETNMPDEPQLGHDLADIEDQYAADTLGMLHKPDAEYSYAEDGSILIPDLHKDDDMIKAIRALVANEPELSTQVVKNWLQDDGK; encoded by the coding sequence GTGAGTACAGAATTAGTCGCAGAAAATAACGCCACTCTTCCTAGCACCAACAATGGTGCCCAGCAGGAAAATAAGTCCGGCGTAATGGGCATGCTCGGCAGTGTCGATATGTTGAGACAAGTCAGTATGATCCTTGTCTTGGCGATCTGTTTGGCATTAGCTGTATTTATCATGATCTGGGCGCAGGAGCCTGAATATCGTCCGCTGGGTAAAATGGATACCGATCAGCAGGTGCAAGTGCTGGATGTGCTGGATAAAAATCGTATCCCTTACAAAATTGATATCGATGTTATCAAGGTGCCAGAAGACCAGTATCAGCAAGTGAAACTGCTGCTGAGCCGCTCCGGTGTATCGACCACCAATGAAGACAAGGATTTCTTAAATCAGGATTCTGGCTTTGGCGTTAGTCAGCGAATGGAACAGGCACGGCTCAAACATAGCCAAGAATTGAATCTGGCGCATGCTATTGAAGAACTTAACAGTGTGAGTCGGGCTAAAGTGATCCTGGCATTGCCCAAAGAAAATGTGTTTGCCCGTACCCGCTCCGAACCCAGTGCTACTGTGGTGGTCACTACCCGTAAAGGAGGCCTCGGTCAGGGCGAAGTTGACGCGATTGTTGATATTGTTGCGTCGGCGGTGCATGGCATGGATCCCAGCAAAGTTACGGTTACAGATGCCTCTGGTCGCTTGTTAAATTCTGGCAGCCAAGATGCTACGTCGGCCAGAGCCAGACGTGAATTGGAACTTGTGCAGCAGAAAGAACAGGAATATCGCAATAAGATCGATTCTATCTTGATCCCGATTCTGGGGCCTGAGAACTTCACTTCACAGGTTGATGTGAATATGGACTTCACCGCGGTTGAACAAACGGCCAAACGGTTTAATCCTGATTTACCGGCGCTGCGCAGTGAAATGACGGTAGATAATAAATCGGTTAATGGTACTAATGGTGGCGTGCCTGGCGCGCTGACAAATCAGCCACCAATGGCCTCCAATATCCCGCAGCAGGCAACTGGGGAAAATGCCGAAAAACCGGTTTCCAGTACCAGCCACAATGAAGCTACCCGCAATTACGAGCTGGATACCACCATCAGCCACACCAAACAGCAGATAGGCAACGTGCGGCGAGTCAGTGTGTCTGTGGCCGTGGATTTTAAATCTGGGCCTGCGGATGCTAATGGACAAACTACCCGGGTGCCACGTACCGATGCCGAAATGGCCAATATCCGCCGTTTGCTGGAAGGTGCTATCGGTTTCAATACGCAACGCGGTGATGTGATTGAAGTGGTGACCGTGCCATTCATGGATCAACTGGTAGAAGCTTTGCCGCCTGTGCCCATGTGGGAACAACCTTGGTTCTGGCGTGCTGTAAAACTGATTTTAGGCGCCTTGGTTATTTTGGTACTGATCTTGTTTGTGGTGCGGCCTATGCTGAAACGGCTGATCTACCCGAACGAAACCAATATGCCAGATGAGCCACAACTGGGACATGATCTGGCCGATATCGAAGATCAGTATGCCGCCGACACACTGGGCATGCTGCATAAACCGGATGCAGAGTACAGCTATGCAGAAGATGGTTCTATCCTGATCCCCGATTTACATAAAGATGATGATATGATTAAGGCTATCCGGGCGCTGGTCGCTAATGAACCGGAACTCTCCACTCAAGTCGTGAAAAACTGGTTACAAGACGATGGCAAATAA
- the fliO gene encoding flagellar biosynthetic protein FliO codes for MSQTLATTADAAQAVTGKSTVDITAFAGMFGGLLLVLLIIFVLAYLLKRLNLVSGTHSVIKTLAQTPVGPKERLVLAELDGQQYLLGVTAGQITLLDKLQQPVLVETNTFANRLKMARQTQR; via the coding sequence ATGAGTCAGACTCTCGCAACTACCGCAGATGCCGCTCAGGCTGTGACGGGGAAAAGCACTGTGGATATCACGGCTTTTGCCGGTATGTTTGGTGGCCTACTGCTGGTATTGCTGATTATTTTTGTGCTGGCCTACCTGTTGAAACGTTTGAATCTGGTCAGTGGTACTCATTCAGTCATTAAAACCTTAGCGCAGACGCCTGTCGGGCCCAAAGAACGTCTGGTATTGGCCGAACTTGACGGACAGCAATACCTGCTGGGTGTCACGGCCGGACAGATTACCTTATTGGATAAATTGCAGCAGCCAGTGTTGGTTGAAACCAATACTTTTGCTAATCGGCTGAAAATGGCTAGGCAGACGCAGCGATGA
- a CDS encoding FliM/FliN family flagellar motor switch protein has protein sequence MPYSMIEPIRELLDAGVQSDKQDTDMRWSQALKDEIMDVKVGLDATLVEKELSLRDVMEFKAGDVIPVELPEYLVMRIEDLPSYRCKLGKVQDNLALQIMTKIARPETVKTELQLVTHKNKSKNLSEI, from the coding sequence ATGCCGTACTCCATGATTGAACCCATTCGTGAATTGCTCGATGCCGGTGTGCAAAGTGATAAACAGGACACCGACATGCGCTGGTCGCAGGCGCTTAAAGATGAAATCATGGATGTTAAAGTGGGGCTTGATGCAACACTGGTTGAGAAAGAGCTGTCGCTCCGAGATGTGATGGAATTTAAAGCCGGAGATGTTATTCCGGTGGAGTTACCTGAATATCTGGTGATGCGCATTGAAGATCTGCCGTCCTATCGCTGTAAACTTGGCAAAGTTCAGGATAATCTGGCATTACAGATAATGACTAAAATTGCGCGACCGGAAACGGTCAAGACCGAGTTACAGTTGGTCACTCATAAAAATAAGTCAAAAAATCTCTCTGAAATATAA
- the fliR gene encoding flagellar biosynthetic protein FliR, with product MEILFDSIQQVLAGYLWPLFRIASMLMVMAIFGASTTPTRVRLLLAVAITVAVAPVLPPMPKMELLSLESVFITAQQLLIGSAMGFVTLLLMQTFVLTGQIIGMQTSLGFASMVDPASGQQTPVVGNFFLVLTTLIFLSVDGHLVLIRMLVASFNTIPVSIHGINIASYRSLAEWGSYMFGAALTMSISAIVALLTVNLAFGVMTRASPQLNIFSIGFPVAMIGGLLILWLTLGPIMAHFDDVWHAAQVLLCDVAQLQCKLDGGF from the coding sequence ATGGAAATCCTGTTTGACTCCATCCAACAGGTACTGGCGGGATATCTCTGGCCACTGTTTCGCATTGCCAGCATGTTGATGGTGATGGCAATTTTTGGCGCCAGTACCACCCCAACCCGGGTGCGGTTGTTGCTGGCTGTTGCCATCACGGTTGCTGTTGCACCTGTGCTCCCTCCTATGCCGAAAATGGAACTGCTATCGCTGGAATCCGTCTTTATCACGGCGCAGCAGTTATTAATTGGTTCGGCGATGGGGTTTGTCACCTTATTGCTGATGCAGACTTTTGTGCTGACTGGGCAGATCATCGGGATGCAAACCAGTTTAGGGTTTGCGTCTATGGTCGATCCGGCTTCGGGGCAGCAAACCCCGGTGGTCGGGAATTTTTTCTTAGTGTTAACGACGCTAATTTTTCTCAGTGTTGATGGTCATCTGGTGCTGATCCGCATGTTGGTTGCCAGCTTTAACACAATTCCGGTATCTATCCACGGCATCAATATTGCCAGTTATCGCAGTTTGGCTGAGTGGGGCAGCTACATGTTTGGGGCGGCGTTGACCATGTCAATCTCGGCCATTGTAGCGTTACTGACAGTGAATCTTGCCTTCGGGGTGATGACCCGCGCGTCACCTCAATTGAATATTTTTTCCATTGGTTTTCCGGTGGCCATGATTGGTGGTTTACTTATTTTATGGCTGACATTGGGGCCTATCATGGCACATTTTGATGATGTGTGGCATGCGGCGCAGGTGTTGTTGTGTGACGTGGCACAGCTGCAATGCAAGCTTGATGGAGGCTTCTGA
- the fliJ gene encoding flagellar export protein FliJ yields MAHDPLLTVLKLAKEAEEQAALRLKAAQFEHQKRVNQLQSLRDYRLDYMRQLAAQQGQQIRADYYQQFHRFVRQVDEAIKQQLAVVHEAEQQKQYRQQHWMEKQQKRKAVELLLEKKAQQKQLRENKQEQKLIDEFASQQFLRRKLNTHQ; encoded by the coding sequence ATGGCACACGATCCCTTACTGACTGTACTTAAACTGGCTAAAGAAGCGGAAGAACAGGCAGCGCTTCGCCTAAAAGCCGCGCAGTTTGAGCATCAAAAACGTGTCAATCAGTTACAGTCGTTGCGGGACTATCGCCTAGATTACATGCGGCAACTGGCGGCTCAGCAAGGGCAACAGATCCGCGCTGACTATTATCAGCAGTTTCATCGGTTTGTGCGCCAAGTCGACGAAGCCATTAAACAGCAGCTAGCCGTGGTGCATGAGGCCGAACAGCAAAAGCAGTATCGCCAGCAACATTGGATGGAAAAACAGCAGAAACGTAAAGCGGTGGAGCTGCTGCTAGAGAAAAAGGCCCAACAAAAGCAACTGCGAGAAAATAAACAGGAGCAAAAACTCATTGACGAGTTTGCGTCTCAACAGTTTCTGCGGCGGAAACTGAATACACATCAATAA
- the fliN gene encoding flagellar motor switch protein FliN: MSNDEMDDWAAAMAEQADADEETKAVELDELKSTAKAINVDEAKLDAILDIPVTISMEVGRSFISIRNLLQLNQGSVVELDRVAGEPLDVMVNGTLIAHGEVVVVNDKFGIRLTDVISQTERIKKLK, encoded by the coding sequence ATGAGTAACGACGAGATGGACGATTGGGCTGCTGCGATGGCAGAGCAAGCCGATGCCGATGAAGAAACCAAAGCGGTGGAACTGGATGAGCTGAAAAGCACGGCCAAAGCGATCAATGTGGATGAGGCCAAATTAGATGCCATTTTAGATATTCCCGTGACCATTTCGATGGAGGTGGGACGTAGCTTTATCAGCATTCGTAATCTGTTACAGCTAAACCAAGGTTCCGTTGTGGAACTGGATCGGGTGGCCGGGGAACCGCTGGATGTGATGGTCAATGGTACGCTGATTGCCCACGGTGAAGTGGTGGTGGTTAACGATAAATTTGGTATCCGTCTGACTGACGTGATCAGCCAAACTGAACGTATCAAAAAACTCAAGTGA
- the flhA gene encoding flagellar biosynthesis protein FlhA translates to MDVRATFGQLRQIKPASFKGIGAPLLVLAVLAMIVLPMPAFLLDILFSFNIALALVVLLVAVYTNRPLDFAAFPTVLLIATLLRLALNVASTRVVLLEGHNGADAAGKVIEAFGSVVIGGNYAVGLVVFLILIIINFAVVTKGAGRISEVSARFTLDAMPGKQMAIDADLNAGIINQDQARLRRAEVTSEADFYGSMDGASKFVKGDAIAGILILCINIVGGFIIGMVQHGLGFSQAVEIYTLLTIGDGLVAQIPGLLLSIAAALMVTRQNESGDMGQQVVQQMFDNPKSLMIAAAVLFVMGIVPGMPHLAFLSFALLASTGAFFIFRRNENNKQQALELVKNGPTEKNLNEPKELSWDDVRPVDTIGLEVGYRLIPLVDKGQGGELLSRIKGVRKKLSQELGFLVPAVHIRDNLDLSPSAYRISLMGVACGEAEVRHDCELAINPGQVFGKLDGVETKDPAFGLDAVWIAPELREHAQTLGYTVVDTSTVIATHLSQLLTNNAAKLLGYEEVQQLLDMLGKRAPKLVDGFVPDIMPLGSVVKVMQNLLNEGVSVRDLRTIVQTLLEYGPKSNDTEVLTAAVRIALKRMIVQEIAGPEAEIPVITLAPELEQMLHQSMQATGGDGPNIEPGLAERMQKSLASAAQKQEMVGQPAILLTSGMLRATLSRFVKHTIPNLRVISYQEVPDEKQIRIVSAVGQ, encoded by the coding sequence ATGGATGTAAGAGCAACGTTCGGACAGTTACGTCAGATTAAGCCCGCTTCTTTTAAAGGCATTGGTGCGCCACTGCTGGTCTTGGCTGTTCTGGCAATGATTGTGTTGCCAATGCCCGCATTTTTGCTGGATATTCTGTTTTCCTTCAACATCGCACTGGCATTAGTCGTTTTATTGGTTGCCGTCTATACCAATCGCCCATTGGATTTTGCCGCCTTTCCTACAGTGTTATTGATTGCTACTCTTTTGCGCTTGGCGCTGAACGTTGCCTCAACTCGAGTCGTGTTGCTAGAGGGCCACAATGGTGCTGATGCGGCGGGTAAAGTGATTGAGGCGTTTGGCTCCGTGGTTATCGGCGGTAACTATGCGGTGGGGCTGGTGGTCTTCCTTATCCTGATCATTATCAACTTTGCGGTGGTCACCAAAGGTGCTGGCCGTATCTCTGAAGTGAGTGCCCGCTTTACCTTGGATGCTATGCCTGGTAAGCAGATGGCTATCGATGCAGACTTGAATGCTGGCATTATCAATCAGGATCAGGCTCGTTTACGCCGCGCAGAAGTGACCAGCGAAGCCGATTTTTATGGCTCAATGGACGGTGCCTCTAAGTTTGTGAAAGGCGATGCTATCGCTGGGATTTTAATTCTCTGTATCAACATTGTTGGCGGTTTTATTATCGGTATGGTGCAGCATGGCCTGGGGTTTTCACAGGCGGTGGAAATCTATACCTTACTGACTATCGGTGATGGTTTGGTCGCACAGATCCCCGGCCTGTTACTGTCAATCGCCGCCGCCTTGATGGTGACCCGTCAGAATGAGTCTGGCGACATGGGGCAGCAAGTGGTGCAGCAGATGTTTGATAATCCCAAATCACTCATGATTGCGGCTGCGGTGCTGTTTGTGATGGGGATTGTGCCCGGCATGCCACATCTGGCATTTTTAAGTTTTGCGCTGTTGGCATCGACTGGCGCTTTCTTTATTTTCAGGCGGAATGAGAACAACAAGCAACAGGCATTGGAACTGGTTAAGAATGGCCCGACCGAGAAGAATCTTAACGAACCCAAAGAGCTTAGTTGGGATGACGTCCGGCCAGTGGATACTATTGGTTTAGAGGTGGGATACCGTTTGATCCCTCTGGTCGATAAAGGCCAAGGCGGTGAGTTGCTTAGCCGTATCAAAGGGGTGCGTAAAAAGTTATCGCAGGAATTGGGCTTTTTGGTGCCTGCGGTGCATATTCGCGATAATCTGGATTTGTCACCCAGCGCCTACCGTATCTCGTTAATGGGCGTTGCCTGTGGCGAAGCTGAAGTTCGCCATGATTGTGAGTTGGCGATCAATCCCGGCCAAGTGTTTGGCAAACTCGATGGCGTTGAAACCAAAGACCCGGCATTTGGGCTAGATGCGGTGTGGATAGCACCGGAACTGCGTGAACATGCCCAAACTCTTGGCTACACAGTGGTTGATACCTCAACTGTTATTGCCACCCACTTGAGCCAACTTCTTACCAATAACGCCGCCAAACTGCTGGGTTACGAAGAAGTGCAGCAGCTATTGGATATGCTGGGTAAACGTGCACCGAAACTGGTGGACGGCTTTGTTCCTGATATTATGCCGCTGGGCAGCGTGGTCAAGGTGATGCAGAATCTGCTCAATGAAGGCGTTTCTGTACGTGACCTGCGGACCATCGTCCAGACATTGCTGGAATATGGGCCTAAGAGCAATGACACTGAAGTGTTAACGGCAGCGGTACGTATTGCACTTAAGCGTATGATCGTTCAGGAAATCGCCGGACCCGAGGCCGAAATTCCCGTCATTACTTTGGCGCCAGAACTGGAACAGATGTTGCATCAGTCAATGCAAGCGACAGGTGGCGATGGCCCGAATATCGAACCCGGACTAGCAGAGCGGATGCAAAAATCCCTTGCCAGCGCAGCGCAGAAGCAGGAAATGGTTGGACAGCCCGCCATTTTGCTGACATCGGGTATGCTGCGCGCCACCTTGTCTCGTTTCGTCAAGCACACGATTCCTAACCTGCGGGTGATTTCATACCAGGAAGTGCCAGACGAAAAGCAAATCCGTATCGTTTCCGCTGTAGGCCAGTAG
- a CDS encoding flagellar hook-length control protein FliK: MTVKLQVQGEHTQVQFHVTQPQTRELLEQSMPRLRELLQQQGMQLADGQVSQGGGQQSQPQGQMAGNGDVSSAAVGEISAEELSTAAEPSLTSTSAIDYYA, translated from the coding sequence ATGACCGTCAAGTTACAGGTGCAGGGAGAACACACGCAGGTACAGTTCCATGTGACCCAGCCACAAACTCGGGAGTTGCTGGAACAGTCCATGCCCAGATTAAGAGAGCTGTTACAGCAGCAAGGTATGCAATTAGCCGATGGCCAAGTATCACAAGGCGGAGGACAGCAAAGTCAGCCGCAGGGGCAGATGGCTGGCAACGGTGATGTTTCTTCCGCCGCTGTTGGTGAAATTTCCGCCGAAGAACTCAGCACAGCCGCAGAACCGTCGTTAACTTCGACATCCGCTATAGATTATTATGCGTGA
- the fliG gene encoding flagellar motor switch protein FliG, translating into MANNEEAKAPANFDVKSLSGIDKTAILLLSLSEADAASILKHLEPKQVQKVGMAMASMQEFGQERVTAVHKLFLDDIQKYSSIGFNSQEFIRKALTAALGEDKAGNLIDQIVMGSGAKGLDSLKWMDARQVASIIQNEHPQIQTIVLSYLEPDQAAQIFAQFPENTRLDLMMRIANLEEVQPAALQELNDIMEKQFAGQGGAQAAKMGGLKAAANIMNYLETAVESQLMETLRESDEEMAQQIQDLMFVFENLIDVDDRGMQTLLREVQQDVLMKALKGADDQLREKIFNNMSKRAAELMRDDLEAMGPVRVSEVEVAQKEILSIARRLSDAGEIMLSGGGSEEFL; encoded by the coding sequence ATGGCAAATAACGAAGAGGCCAAAGCGCCTGCCAATTTTGATGTAAAGTCCCTCAGCGGGATCGATAAAACCGCAATATTACTGCTGAGTCTTAGCGAAGCAGATGCCGCGTCTATTCTCAAACATCTGGAACCCAAACAGGTACAGAAAGTGGGGATGGCGATGGCGAGTATGCAGGAATTCGGGCAGGAGCGCGTTACCGCCGTGCATAAGTTGTTTCTGGACGACATTCAGAAATATTCCTCTATCGGTTTTAACAGTCAGGAATTTATCCGTAAGGCACTGACCGCCGCACTAGGTGAAGACAAAGCCGGCAATTTGATTGACCAGATAGTCATGGGCAGCGGAGCCAAAGGGTTGGATTCATTGAAATGGATGGATGCGCGGCAGGTGGCCAGCATCATTCAGAATGAACATCCACAGATCCAAACTATTGTGCTGTCTTATCTGGAGCCTGATCAGGCGGCGCAGATATTTGCGCAGTTCCCAGAAAACACCCGCTTGGATCTGATGATGCGTATTGCCAACCTTGAAGAAGTTCAGCCCGCCGCTTTGCAGGAACTGAACGATATCATGGAAAAACAGTTCGCCGGTCAGGGTGGCGCTCAGGCGGCGAAGATGGGTGGTCTGAAAGCGGCCGCCAACATTATGAACTACTTGGAAACCGCGGTAGAAAGCCAGTTGATGGAAACCCTGCGAGAATCCGACGAAGAGATGGCACAGCAGATCCAGGATTTGATGTTTGTCTTCGAAAACCTTATCGATGTCGACGACCGTGGTATGCAGACCTTGCTGCGTGAAGTACAGCAAGATGTGTTGATGAAAGCACTGAAAGGTGCCGATGATCAACTGCGTGAAAAAATCTTCAATAACATGTCTAAACGTGCTGCTGAACTTATGCGAGATGATCTGGAAGCTATGGGCCCCGTCAGAGTCAGCGAAGTGGAAGTGGCGCAGAAAGAGATCTTGTCTATTGCTCGTCGTTTGTCCGATGCCGGTGAAATCATGCTGAGCGGTGGTGGCAGCGAAGAGTTCCTGTAA